ACTGTTCTCTGTATTTGGATAGATGTTAGCAATCACACTGTATGATGTACACTTTGTTATTAATATAAGGAAACATTATTCTACTGCACACAACCAGTTTTATTTGTTAATGATTTACATTGCACACTAGGTGGAAGAGTGGAACATTCGAAAACCACTGAGTCATCATATTCCATTACTGATGGATGTGACATGAACATGAGTGTTTCTCTCTCACCTAAAAAATGTCAATGCTTTGATTATTCACATTATCAGCAAAAAGGGTACATAAACATGCCATGTCAACAATGCTAAGGGATACTTTGAAGGTTATGGATATACATtacaggaagaaaaaaaagctGCTTATTTATACATTGTTTATACATCTTACTATGTTTTGCCTAAATGTATCTGTTGCAGCTGTACAATAATCTGTGATTGTTCCAACTTCTGGTAGTTTAGCCTTCAGCTAAATGTTGATGTACAGTGAAATAATGGCACACATGACAAGCACATGTCACTGtgaataattaaaaaaaggcCATGACACATTCCTTTTCGACACAAATTAGAAATCAGCTGATTCCTGTCAATCTGTGATGTCAAGTCAGCTGTTAGCTAAACCACTTGATGTAAGGTTATTGACAAAATACAGGACTGGTTTGAGATTGTTAGTATTgtaatataacaataataataaactaTGTTAAAATACTGAAAGTGAACAATTATGTGATTTCCACTAGTCCTCCACCTTCTGTTTAACAACTAGCAGTATTTGTCAGGTGAAACCATCACCATACAGAGCTTCCAGAGATGTTTAACCCTAACAAATACAGATTACTACCACACTGTAAGCTCAACAATAACAGTCACAGCTACATTaactagctaacgttagcattccCCTACAAGCAGAGAAAGTCAGCCTAGTTTCATGAGACACATCCCCGAGCTAAAAGCTGAGTCAGTGCCATTAGTCAGAGGCTGACTGCAACGCTTAGCTGAATGACTGTCCTAAAACTGAATCGACATTATTTTTGATTTGTCGACACATGACAAAAGTCGTCGACAGGTGTTATGGGTGTCAACGCAAGAACTGTCACTGTCACCACAAACTATACCAGAAATGCTAACCCTGATAACTTAAATCAAAAGCTCCACTTTAACCGACTGATCGTTATCAAATCCTACTTATATACCATCCAACTAAAACCAAAACAGATTTCCGGACTGTGGACGGAATTTAGCCCCTGGCCTTGGGAGTAGctgctgctaacgttagctaaattACGTTGGCTAGCTTCAGATTAGCTTCAAGCTAACAAGCTGCCTGCTAATTTGAAAGTCAAGCACCTGTCAGAGTTATTTAATAAAGCCCACAAAAGTCCATATTTCAGCAACAGCTAGGCCAGAAATGAAGCTTTTCAACATGCCGTATCCCGGGTTGACGCGCTACCTTTCTAACGCCTTTGTAGATGTAGAAGTAGAGCTCACGGCCCACATTGAAACAGATCCTGTCGCCGTTTCCCGACTGATCGTTGACGTTAACGAAAGAGACCTTGACTGGGTTGGAGCCCTGTGAGTTGAAAGGCACCCTGTTGGGACGGCTGTATTCGGAGTGAGTGAGGAGCTTGTAGACACCTTCCCGAgttgtgaactgagttttaattTCGTTCATCTCCTTCCCTCCTCCCTCCGCCGCCATCTTTGAATTTAACATTCATCTCTTTCCCCTAGACCGGATCTTACGCACAGGGAGCGGGCATTCCGACTCTCCCGTTCCCCCAACGGTTCAGCGGGGAACTGGTGGAGGACTGTAGACTGAAGATATTTAATAACAAagttgccacagctttataattaatcagaattaaATTGTTCTGCAACAGTACACTAACTTTAAATttgatattttattttatattgatGGTAAGTTCGGTTGTTCAACCAAACCAACGTGGACTTCTACATTAAAGTAACTTTCTTGCACACGTTTTTGGATCGGGAACTCTTTAAATCTATATATTGggtaaaacaaatataaaaacagactGAAGGGTGGTTCACTTAACAGGGACCCATTTAAAGTTAATATATCGGCATTTTTGGTCTGGTATACAGCAGAAAGATAGCTGACTTTTAATTTGGAGAGCGATAAATCAccggaaatattattttgttaaaatcTTGTAATGAGCTAACTAAGTGGCGTTTTAGACCTGTGTCAATGCTTTGAGACTGCTCACCTGACTTTGGGAACACATGGCTGCATGCGCCATATCAAAGACACCTGCTACTCTGCTGGTTAATTAATCAGCCATCTTCTCGTTCCAAACAACAAAGACATATTTTACGTGTTTTAATCCATCATGGTCAAAGAAGTACAAGCGCCAAAGAAGAAGACGTCAACTGTCATTTTCAGGTATAAATATTGGTTATTCTTTTGCAGAATTAAAACTCATCATACTTAAGTTGTATTTTGCAATACGAAGTGCGTGCTAACGTTATTCATTCcatattgtttttactttcttCTTGTACATGATAGCCTATGGcactgcatgctgggattttttttatttctatcaCAATGAAATAAGAGTAGGCTACCGGTATTAACTTTTGTGTACCTTTGAATGTGGTTAAATGCAATATTGCTCTTACAAATTCACATTTTTCTCCCCAATTAGATCAAATGGAGAGACATGTGCCCAACAACATGGACCAGCTTGCCTTCAAATACATGGTACAACTTAGCCATCACCATTTTGAGAGTGCTCTGGCCTCTTTTTCAGTAGTTAAATCAAAAATCATTATACTGCTGTCTTACATTGACATAAATGTAGTCTTGAGTGACCTCTGTTTTTTGTCAAGAGATGTGTAAAGTGTCCAGCTCTGATTCTGACTCCGAGATCAGTCCAAGGTTGTCGGACACCAGCACTATGGTAATACTTTACTTCACAATATTCACAATAACCACTTGGATAAGCTTTAGAATATATTAGGCCAAGTTCCCAAATGTTCGGATATTTTCCACAAtgaattttattttaaaatggagTCTAATTTAGTTTATTGTACAGAAATGAAATGTTCTCCAAAAAGCATTGAGTTTTCTTGATTTTAAAAATATAAACATGTTTTGTCAAGGCAAAAAACAATGACTTTCTTGTTGAGCAGGGTTGTGTGAGCAGTACACCAGAGAGTTTGACTTTTCGGCGGACATTGCCAATAACTCAAAAGCCTGCAGGAAGGTATGGCTGTTGCTCTTTGGTAAGCATTCCCCCTTTATTCAATTAAAGTATAGCTACCACTACAAGGCCATGCTGCTGTCCTATTTGTTTATGAATAAATGCATGTTTGATTGCAGTTTTCGGACCCATATGATGGGAGCTCTGAGGATTCTGATGAGCCAAACAATAATGGGGGTGTCTCCAGCAGGCGATTCAAGCAGCAGGGaaaaggtggaggaggaggcagtCGGTTCTCGGGCAGGAGCAGAAGGTTTATCCTCAATCATCCTGCTTCTGTTTCCCTAAGGGATGTGGAGAAACATGGCATGAGAGATGCTGTATCAGACAACAATGTCCAGATGAAATGTGGGAGTGACTCTGAGATGTGTGATGATTACATTTTGACCTCACACAGAGACGGGGATGGTGGTAGAGCTCTTTCAGAGCAAATGGCCGAAGATTCAACAATGCAATCCCAAACCATGGATGTAGCTTTGCACTGTCAACTAGATGATTCCGGCTTTCATGCTACTAGATATTCCACGCCTCACACACCTGCACCTGTAACCCCAGCAGAAGTGAGTTTGTCCCAGGCGACAGATCTCTCCTCTGAGAGCTCCCCCTGCCCCTGTAACCTCAGGTCGCTTTACAAGAGAAAGCTGGGTTTCCCTGGAGCAGAAGTGGTTGAGCTGGGGCAAAGAAAGAGGCAGTGTGTTGTCAACATGGAGGACCAACAGGAAGAAAGGGACTCTGCATCTGAAACATGTTCGAGCCATCTTACCATGGACTGACACACTGAAGTACTGCAGTCATATCAGTGCCTTAAACAAGTTAAGGTAGAATGAAAGACTATAAATAGTTACTTGACAATGCACTTTGTTTACTCATGTAAAAAGATCAGAGGATTTatgcgtctttgagttgtgaaaagcgctatataaataaaatgcattattattattatatttctaTCCAGTTATTTTGAGTGTCTGAAATCTGTCACATGTGTTGATTGTTCTTAGGCGGTCATTCTTTTTGTTGGGAGAATTACCATTGTAACGTCAGTCTCCATTATGGACTGAAGAACAACCTATGGACTGGCATTACATATGAGTCATTCTATAATTTAGGGTACATTTCACATCaacaaaactgtaaaaaaaactgTGTTCTTTCTCAATAGAACAATCAGTGGTTCAAGTTAGTATATTCCTCAGTGTAACATATCCACTAGTTGCAAAGcttacacttttttttatttattttttatttgaaggGTAAGGATGTTTTCACTACTCAGTTTGTCAACTATGTTACGGACAAACTTGATGTCATTACAATCATTTGATTAAGTCCTGCACTTCAAGTAAAATGAACTCTATTCTACCATATATCCAAAGATTGTTAAAagattcaaaaataattgtattaaagTTTTGTTATTTCATGTAATATGTTCAGCACTGTCATTAAGGATAGGGATATTTTCTATTATAAAACTACCATACAGGTCATTTTGATAGTTTTAAGAGATGTCACGTAAAACTCCAACCTGAGTAGATGTacattatgctataaaggatATCAGAAGcactattttatatattttaaatttgAAAAAATGAGGTGCAACATAGTTGACAATGAAAGTCACACATTTGACGCAAATAACATAGTTGACTGGACACATTATTAACCATCAGCACTATGTTTATTTCAAGGAAGAAGTGCAAAATCCAATTGAAACTTTCAATTATGAAACACCAAATTCATacaaaatacattacatttgaaatgtactaacaagcaaaacaaaaaatCACACAGTGCAAATTAAACATTCCCTCTGATCAGTAACCGGTGAAGGGTTGGAACAAGTTCTTCTAATTCAGACATTCAGAATTCATTTCTAATTCAATTCCTACAGAACAGTCTAAATAGTTTACATTTACATTGAGAAATTTGACGGTTTTATCGAAAGTGACTTTTATGTCAGACAAAGATCAAACCCACAGTAGAGGAACAAATAAAGAACAGTTTTTAAAGTAATGGTTTTGTAATGGGTTCAAACCAGCACAGGGGTCCAAGTGAAGCCTTACCGAATAACGAAATATTAAAGAATAGTACATTAATATTCAACAGAACAGTACTATTCAATTGCAACATTCAGTTGGACCTTTTAGAAACTAGACCAGATGTCTTTGTCAATTTCCACGTGGCGTGAGGTCACTGACTTTGGAGGAGGAATCACTCTTAAAATGTCCTCAAAAGGGTACAAAATCACATCCTCTCTCAGTGGACAGAAGAACCGGTTGACTCCAGCAACGTGCATGCACTTTACCTGCACATGTGTGTCCATGACCTCCTGAATGACTCCTGGGTAAATGTCTTCATCATATTTAAGGGCATACCACTGGCCAATTGAATCAGGACCCCACAGCCTTTCATTCTCTTTGCTGTTGCCTTTAGGTGCTTGAGGCAGTGAAGGGGTCGTTTGCTGAACCTCAAAACTAAAAGTAAGAGTGTCATCACTGCGACACT
The sequence above is drawn from the Pseudochaenichthys georgianus chromosome 22, fPseGeo1.2, whole genome shotgun sequence genome and encodes:
- the LOC117467571 gene encoding uncharacterized protein isoform X2, giving the protein MVKEVQAPKKKTSTVIFRSNGETCAQQHGPACLQIHEMCKVSSSDSDSEISPRLSDTSTMGCVSSTPESLTFRRTLPITQKPAGRRFKQQGKGGGGGSRFSGRSRRFILNHPASVSLRDVEKHGMRDAVSDNNVQMKCGSDSEMCDDYILTSHRDGDGGRALSEQMAEDSTMQSQTMDVALHCQLDDSGFHATRYSTPHTPAPVTPAEVSLSQATDLSSESSPCPCNLRSLYKRKLGFPGAEVVELGQRKRQCVVNMEDQQEERDSASETCSSHLTMD
- the LOC117467571 gene encoding uncharacterized protein isoform X1 — its product is MVKEVQAPKKKTSTVIFRSNGETCAQQHGPACLQIHEMCKVSSSDSDSEISPRLSDTSTMGCVSSTPESLTFRRTLPITQKPAGRYGCCSLFSDPYDGSSEDSDEPNNNGGVSSRRFKQQGKGGGGGSRFSGRSRRFILNHPASVSLRDVEKHGMRDAVSDNNVQMKCGSDSEMCDDYILTSHRDGDGGRALSEQMAEDSTMQSQTMDVALHCQLDDSGFHATRYSTPHTPAPVTPAEVSLSQATDLSSESSPCPCNLRSLYKRKLGFPGAEVVELGQRKRQCVVNMEDQQEERDSASETCSSHLTMD